CAGGGAAGGACCCTGACCAAGCAAGACACTTCCTGAAATGTTACTCAACTCTGTTTTGCTGTCTTGGTGCTGGAGTTGTCTTCATCTAAACTTGTGGCCAGCTGGTTTGGATCCCAGATACAGCCTGGTTGTGCTGTCTCTGGGCATCTTTCCGAGCGGAGCTATGCTCCTAAATCATGTGCTGGATCACTGCTCTTCCACAGGAGACCCCAAACAGGATCTAGCCTATGAACGCCAATATGAGCAACAGACCTACCAGGTGATCCCTGAAGTGATCAAAAACTTCATCCAGTATTTTCATAAAACTGTTTCGGATCTGATTGACCAGAAGGTGTATGAGCTTCAGGCTAGCCGTGTCTCCAGTGATGTCATTGACCAGAAGGTGTATGAGATCCAAGATATCTATGAAAACAGGTACAAACCTATCCCTCCCAGAGTGGGAATTGCTGTTGTAACTGGTCCTGTGGGgtttttgttgcttttattaAAGGGCGCTCCAGTCAGTTGCTTTGATCCAAATTTggactttatttaaaatgtggaCTGGGGGTAGATTTGGATGTCTGAGAAGGAAGAGATCCTTTCACTTCTAGAGAGCTGGTTTGTCCCAGTGATTGAAATTCATATCAAATGAGTCTCAATCCGGTTTCTAATGTGCATATCACAAAAAAGTACCCTTATTGGTGCTTACTAGCTCACTTGCTGATAACATCAACACCTGCCAAGGGTCAAAGAGGCCATGGAGTGTCTGACTCTTTTCTAGAGATGGTCCCTCCAGCCCATGACTAAGTCACACTGGCACAGGTGGTGTGTGAGACAAGCTTGCATTACTTCTCTGTGTTAAGGATAaaagaggacttcagtttccagatCTATTGAACTGGTTTCTCTCATGTATAATAGACTCCTTTAGAAATCTGTGTGTGAAAATAGCTTTGATCTAACAAGGCATATCTTCAGGATTGGAAATCTTTAACTCCATCCCTCTTTCACTGATGAATGAATAGTTTAACTTGCAATCCCCTCTGCATGCGTTTTTTCACAGCTGGACCAAACTGACTGAAAGGTTCTTTAAGAACACTCCCTGGCCAGAGGCCGAGGCAATTGCACCACAGGTTGGAAACGGtaggtattttctttttttggaggaAAGAGAAGCAAACTGCTTTACTTTGGAAAGAGATCAGCTGATGTCTCTGTCCTGTTCCTTCCTGTTACACATCTACTCATTAGTCGTAACTGACCCCTTTGGCACTCTGAGAGCAGACAGGCCAAGCATTGAATGAGATCTAGAGATCAAACTTTCTACCCTAAGAGTAGTCCTTCTGGCTATCGGAGCAAAAATTGCATGGGAGGAGTGCACTCTGATCCTTTTGGTCAAGGCAGACACTGGATTTTGTCcagcattttttccatttttctccttccccactctgtgtgGCCGAGAATCCAGTCAGTTCAGAAGCAAGCTTTCTAAGCAACATATTGAGAAGTGGAAGTGCTATAAATGTGGTAAAATGTCAAGGGAGCTGTAAGTATCTCCTATGCAAAGAAAGCAATCTCATTCTTTTCTGTTGGAGCCTCCCCTGCTGATTTGCAGCTGGGCCCCAATATATCTTCACATTGTGCTGTGGCATAGATGCTGTCTTTGCTGCTTCtgtctgttttctctctccttctgtctcttcttttttcctcttattttgttctttgctttctGTTTATTTAGTTTTGTCCCCTTCCTTCCCAACACACCAGATTTCATTCTCCTCAAGATGAAGGTTGGCCGTTGCTGGTGTTTGATAGGGCTGAGACATATGCTTTGGAGCTGAATTCTGTGGTGAGAGCTTCCCAATCTGAATGCTGTTCCTGTGGCCACCTGTTTCAGGAACTGCCAAAGAAGAATGATGGCAAAGTGGGCTTCAAAGAAATGTCCACTGCTTTATCCACAACAGCACATCTATCATTGGCAATGGGAGTGAATCCAAAGCCTTGCAGCTTTCCCTATGCTCTCTGATCCTTTCCTCTGTCCAGTGTCCCCAAGGTTGGGAAACAAGTTCTTAAATGTTTTCCCTACTCAAGCCCCATAGGGGGGCCCTCTTGCTCCCCTTTCCCTTATTGCAGCATGGGGAAGACTCCCAGTGTACCTGAAACGTCTGGCTATGTTGACCACTTGGCAAAATGTCTTCCAAATATCTAGTTCTGCCATCTCTTCCAGATGCTGTCTTCCTGATTCTGTACAAGGAGCTTTACTACAGACACATCTACGCCAAAGTCAGCGTGAGTATTTGCCTATGTGGTCCTGCTAATTACATGCAGGCTTCCCTATGGCTGTTCTGTAAAACTTGCCCTTTCCTCCCTCTGGACCACATTGTCTGTGATTCAGATAACTCCTGCAGAACAAATTTGTTCACACTTCTGATATGCTGCCATGAGGTCCTGATTGGATCTTGAGAAATTTGCGCAGGCTTATGGTTGGTAATGCCTCGTTTGAGTTCTGACATTTTAACACTTGATCTTCCATCCACTGCCAAGGCTCGTAATCTGGCTCTATTTCTTGCTAGTGATTACTAGCACAAAGTTCATAATAATTGGTTCACATAAGAAGGCAAGGTCTTTGAGAAGTCTATGATATAAATTAGGTAATGCCTCCTTGGGGCAGGAGCGGGGCAGTggcagtctttttgttctgtttgtgcagtacttagcacagtgaggccctggccatgactggggcttctaggtgctatggtcatacaaataaaaaataactacAAATGCCACCTGATTATTGTGGTGGGTGAATTAAGGAGAGAAGAGACAACCGAAAACAATTGGATTCTCTCCTTGACAGAGCTGTAATTCCAAGAGAAGTGTAGCTTGTTTTGTGgctttttatttaacttttacAATTGTCGGATGGCTGTAGGAAGCAGTGGAGTGGAGACTGGTGGTGGGGTGCTAGACTAAAAATGAGACTGATGTGCAAGAAATTGCAGCCTACCAGCATAGAGAGGTGTATTGTGAAAGAGGGTTCTGAATCCCTAGTGGAGAAGGAAGATTGGGCAAAGTAAATGGTTCAAGGGGTGGAaacaggaggaagaagagagctGAGATATAGGCAGGAATGAAGCTAACTGGAGACTTGAAATGAATGCCAGAATAGGAAGATGGTCAGTTTATGGTTCAGAGATTGTGGAAAAGGGAGAAGATCTAGCTGCACTGTTTGAGTAGATTTAGagaggggagaagcagggagaTTAGGAAAGATATGTTGCATTAGCGTGAGACATGATCCAGGGATTTACTAGTAGGAATAGATTGGGCAGGGGAGTAGATTTTACAGGTGTAGTAgcacagtgattctcaaactatggcctgtggagTTCTTAAAAATGAAATACTGAGGGATTGGGGTGTTGGGAAGGGGGTGCTTCCCTGACACGTTTGCTCATTTTATAAAGTGGTCAATAATGAAACACTTGAACCACTGTGAAGAGGAAGAATTGACAGGATTTGTCAAGAGCGTGCatgtgaaggaaggaggacagagaGCTCTTTAAGATAATCCGAAGATCTTGAGTCTGGGTCGGGGTGGCCAACtgcggctccagagccacatgcgacTCTTCAGAAgtttaatatgcagctccttgtataggcaccgactccggggctggagctacaggtgtcaactttccaatgtgtggtcactgctcaacccctggctctgccacaggccctccccaccccctcccctgtgcctgcagtgccctcgctctTTTCTcgtgcatgccatgaaacagctgatcaggaggtgtggggagggaggggtaagcgctgatcagcggggctgccgatgcgtgggaggcgctgggagtggggtgggggagctgatggggggtgggggtgacggCTGatctattactgtggctctttggcaatgtatattggtaaattctggctccttctcaggctcaggttggccacccctggtctggGTGGTGACAGGAGGATGTTtaggaggaaaggggagaagttCCATTTGTGAGATGTTTAGTTTGGGAAAGCAGCAGGACCTCTGAAAGGAGTTCATTGCACATGAACAGTCAGACTGATTCTACTTGATAACCATAGTGTGCACTCATGGTCATGGTGGGGGGGtgtatgatgatgatgatgattggcCTGGTTGATTATAAAGACTTTGGCAGCTCAATCGTCAGTGAAAGAGTGTCTTGGCTACTCTAGAGTGTGACTGCACAAAAGGCATGAGGATAGCCCTGAACCCATTCCTGCCACGCTTGAGAGGCCCTCTGCAGTTAGCAGATAAGTGAAGCTAAGAAGACTATACTGACTTCCCCACTCTCTCTTCCATTTTCATTACAGGGTGGCCCCTCtctggagcagagatttgaaTCTTATTACAACTACTGCAATCTCTTCAACTACATTCTGAGTGAGTCACTATGATCCACTTACTAGTGTGTGAAtttctggggggatggggggaggaagaACAGAAGCATGCTTGTTTATGGATTATAGAGGAAAGAATCCCATGGTCTTACTCAAGGAAAGAAATTGCTGAATTGATAGCACTTCACATTCATCCATCTGAAAACACACCAATTCCAAATCCCTCCACTAATCTGAACTGCTCTGAGCAAAAGGAGAGAATCAGCCTTCTTTAGGTCTGCAAACGGTAGGTGAGTTATTGGAGGTGTCTTCTCCTTttgcactggggtgggggtgggggggtgagtggaGCTGTGAGCAAATGGAGAGAAAGATAGatgttttctgtaccttttcaggTTGGAGACCCATTATTCGAGGTCACATTTTGTGATCCCCTTGCACTTATTACTCTCTAGTAAATGTATCAATAACAATGCTATGCCTATTTATCCATTTGTGGTTAGAGAGGCTGATAGAGAATACTTGACCTTGAAGGAGAATAGTCGCGTGGGAGGAAAGAGgggagtgagattttctttgATTTAGATTGTATTAAGTTTTCAGTGCCTCACAACCCCCTGATTGTCCCCTGTCTCCCTTATGGGGGTCAGAACCCACCAGTTGAGAAATACTGCTGTAGAGTATTTAATAAGCAGACTTGAAAAGCTGGTCTTTTAAGTCAAGAAGCCCTTGCTGTGTTTTCCTCAAATGAGGAGGCAGTGGGTGCGACCAGAGCTATTGCATCATCTCTCTGTTGGGGACCTCACTCAATGGGAAAATTCTGCTCTGTCTCCACCCTTGAAGGGGAAGGTTACAGTGATGCCCATATTTTCCCCTACAGCTTCATGTCACTGTCATCCTACCTTTTGATTGTGGGTAAAAGCTTGTGTTTTTCTCCTACAGATGCTGATGGCCCTGCTCCTCTGGAACTACCCAACCAGTGGCTGTGGGATATCATTGATGAATTCATCTACCAGGTACATGGCCTGCTGCTGGGGCTTCTGGCAGCATAGGTGCTTAAGGCTGTTCAGTTCTCCATCATTCCCCCTTCCATTCCATGTGATTCCTGTAGCTGAGATCTCCCAATATGCAGAGTATCCAAGGGAGTACTCGGATTTGAGGTCCATAGGAAGTAAAGACCTTAACCTTTTCTCTAATTATAACAATTCCTTCACGTTATTGGAGGATATTTGGGGAACTGTGGCATTTTACCCATATTTCCATTTCAAGTTCCTGCATCCTGGCCTGTTTCTGTAAAGTGCATCTTCTCTGTCCCCTGCTCTCTCACATCTAAATGATGGGAAGCTGCCTGGCTAAAATCATCTAGTGTTACAAAGCACTTATGAGAATGTTTGTCCACCCTAGCTGACCAGAGCAGGATTGTTTtctatatattgtattttttccaCCTTCAGATTTCTCATTTGATGGTGCCTGTACCACTTCTATTTGGAATAATCTCCAAGTCCAAACATACAGAGCAATATAACTAGTCCACAGACTGAGATCTTGCTGTCAGGAAACATTTCCTGATACCAGCTGAAATATCCCTTATTTTCCCCTTCCATCAGTCCACCCTCCCAGATCTTAAATTACTTTTGTCTCTCTGAATTCCCTTCTGTTTGATGTCTTGGCGTGAAGATGTCTGGCACTGATCACACTATTCCAGGTGTTATCTTGTCAAGTGCATATGGAGACGGACTGTCATCTCCTTGCTGTGTGAAACGATGCCTCTATGTGTGTATGTGAGCCACTTTCTCGCTGCCACTTCAGTCATGTCTAATTGTCAGTCCTTCACCCACCCCTTGGGTCCTTAGTGATGCTGCTTTGTAGGTTTTCCCTCATGCTGAGTATCTGCGTCACATTAGTCTTGGCCTAGGTGCATTACGTTTGTATAACTTGTCCTCTTGACCTGCCAAGTAATAACGCATATTAAGGTGCTGTTGGGACCTGTGGCTTCCAGTACTTCAGTCATATGATAGAACCATAAGGCTGGTGTTTAGATGAGCTTTTCTGTGCTAGCTTCTTATCTGCTTGTCCCATAGTTCCAGTCGTTCAGCCAGTACCGCTGCAAAACAGCCAAGAAGTCTGAAGAAGAAATTGATTTCCTTCGGTCAAACCCCAAGATCTGGAATGTCCACAGTGTCCTCAATGTGCTGCACTCCCTGGTGGACAAGTCCAACATCAACCGACAGCTAGAGGTCTACACCAGTGGAGGTGAGGGGTCAGGGTTCCCGAGTATGCAGTCCTGGCCAAGAGGAGTGATCAAAGGGAAGGGGAGATTAGGAATGGGATGCAAAGTCTTTCTCCTTGAAGTTACTGGTTCTAGTCTGGGGTGGAAGTGACTGGGGACTGTTCTGCAAAATGAGCTGAGGTGTCTCAAGCGTATTTACCAAaaacccaacccatcacaggtgACAGTAGTTGGCAGCCTCAGCTTGGAGGCCTATGATTGAGTGGGCCTGAGATATAACTCCCTTCTCGTCCAAATGCATGTGGTAGGTTGGTGTATGCTTAcactgctgctgtctgtgctgaGGAGAGAAGGCTTCAAACTCCAATGCTGTCGGTCCTGCACTTCTCACCTGCACCAAACTCATTCTATAAATAGGTAAAAGCAGGCAATGAGTAGTTGCTGTCCAGGCTCTTCAAGTTGAGCTGTCTGTGCCCCAAGTAAAGCTCTGAGAATGCAGATGTACCATTAGAGTGCTGTTCTTTGCTGCATGGATGAGATTGCAACGTTTTAAAGATTGGGACAAATCCTTGTTTAATGCCCGTTGACTTCCTATTGGTTTAATTGGCAGTTGAACTAAACCCTTAATTCTGGCAAGTGTTACCATGGGAAGGGATAATTATTTGAGGTTGATTGGGAAACCGTTTGGGAGGAGTGCTGAAGGCTGCATCTCCTGACTTACCCACCCCTCTGATGTCCAGGGGGCCGAGGTAGTTGAGTTGTGGGGAGAGAGCCCATTTTCCCCCTGTAGAAAGTGTGACACTTCCTCTCTTTCCAGGTGATCCTGAGAGCGTGGCTGGAGAGTACGGTCGTCACTCCCTCTATAAGATGTTGGGCTACTTCAGTCTTGTGGGGCTACTGCGCCTCCATTCACTGCTGGGGGATTACTACCAAGCCATCAAGGTTCTGGAGAACATTGAGCTCAACAAGAAGGTAATAAGCCACAGCTCTTAAATGCTCCCTTCTGGGTTTAAAATGCCTTTATTTGAAAGGGCAGCAAATGCTATCTAAAGGCGTGGGGCCCCCGATCATCACAATGAACTGCCCAACTATGGAGCTATTCATTCCTGCTCTAAATGTCAGGTGGGGGTGTCAACTTCCACCCTCACATGGGGCTGTAATCACAGCATAATGTAACACTTAATGCAAATCCTACACACATAGCTGTCCCCTGATGTTCTAGCATGTATACGTGTTCTTGGGGGTGTGCTTTCTAGGGTACTGGGTGCAATTCCATGCTGAGGGGAATGTTGATTGAAGTATCATATGCTAAAGTGATGTTGCTGTGCTAGTTAGCTGGACTAGATAGTGTCCTTTAACAGTATGGCACCCTGGTCCTGTCTTGGTTAGCAGGTGCTTCCcttacccccagccctgctggtaccAACCATTCTACCCCACATATCTAATGCTTATTCTAGGACCATGGACCCCCTGTGATAATTGTGATTGATTGCAGTCCAGCTGCAACATCAGAGTGGTCACTGGACTGGTCTGGAGCTCTGCATGTTATCCATCTGTGTGCTTGTATGCGGGGGTGGAATGGGCTACTTTAATCGCTTGCTGTGGAGGGACTGCAAACACCCTGCAATGTATGGAATTTTATCAACTGAGCCTGAAGCCTATTACTGGTGGGAAGGCATGGGATGTGTTTAGTGTGAGACACAGGTAAAACTAGCATGTATGGGATGAAATGAAGATAAATTTTAGGCTGAATATTGTGGGGGGAATACCCAACAGTGATGTCTGTTAGCTTGTAATAATCTGTCATGGGAAGGAGAGAACTTTTAAACACTAGCCTGGACAAGAAGAGATGAACATAATGCTGGCAACCATCCTCCATTGCCAGGGAGATGGAAATGATctgttagatcatccagtctgctATGATAGCTTTCTCACTTCCCTGTACAGGAAACACTGAGGGCAGCAGGTCAACCCTCTCCTTTCTCTGTGGTAGGACTGGTTTGGAGACTGATGGAGATGGGCTCCCTGAAGGAAAGAAGTGCTAAAGGTTGTTGTGGGAGATGTCTTTTCTAACTTTACATGTTTGTGTGTCTCTTCCTCTCCAGAGCATGTATTCCCGGGTGCCAGAGTGCCAAGTCACCACCTATTACTACGTGGGCTTTGCATACCTTATGATGCGGCGTTACCAGGATGCCATCCGTGTCTTTGCCAACATTCTCCTTTACATCCAGAGGACAAAGAGCATGTTCCAGAGGACTACCTACAAGTATGAAATGGTAAGGGGAGCGAGGGCAGTGCACTATCCTTCTCTTACAATCTTTGACCTTTCTGCTGCTGTTGATAACTTCCTCCATAACCTTCTGTCCGCCCTTGGCTTGTGTGGTAATGTTCTCTCAGCATCTCCTTGGGTGAGTCGTCATCCTTCCCAGTCCCACAGAGTTTGATCCATAgcccctccttctccctctaCATCCTATTTCTGGGCAACCATATCCACTTATATATTTTCAGTGCCATCTTCTTGCTGACAGTTCACCAGTCTCTGTCTCCATTCCATGATCTGTTTCTCTCCATCCAGTCTTGCATTTCGACCTGTGTCACTGACTGTTAGAACCAAGCACCTCACTTTCgtcttcatttcttctctcctgtTCTTTCACGGTTCACAACACCAGGTTCTGTATCCTGATGGATCATTTGACTCCTCACATGTCCAGATCCTACTGTTTCTGATTCCATGACACTTCAAAGATTTGGCTTTTTCTTTCTAGCCAAAGAGCTAACCCCGTCCTCCCCACAGCCTGACTCCCCTTTCAGCTACTGCAGTCACCTCCTTGCTGGCCTCCCTGGTCCCCCACCATGTGCATTCAGAATGTGACCGCTAAAATAGTCCTCCTTGCGTATTGATCTAAACTTGTCCCCCGGCTCTCTGTTCCACCCACCATCGGTTTTTAAATATATCCTCCCCTTCAGGGCCCTTTACAACTCTGCCTACGTTTATGTATCTGACCTTGTCTTTTATCACATCATTCCTGCCCCCTCTGCTTTGCCACTGGTGCCAGGCTTGCTGTCCTAGTTGTCTGCTTCTTCCATAACCATCTCCAAGGTGCCCCTTTCTCCTGCTACACCTCAATTCTGGTCTGCCAAGCCAATACCAACTCCTCCTTCAAGCCCCCTCCTTTAGACTCTGCTTTTCCACAGTGCATACAACAACTAAGTGAATGGTAGGTATTGAAAGGGAGATCTGTGTACTACCAATAGATGCATGTGTCTAAACTGATTAACCAGGTGAGCATTAGCAGCATTTCTGTAACTCATGTCTTAACTCATGCCTTCCCCTCCTATTTACCCCATGCTCACCACATGGTGTCCCAGATTATAAATGCTTTGGGGAAAGGGCATGTCTCTGTACTGTGTGGTACCGAGCTCTCTCCTGGGCACTGTAAAATAACAGTGGAGGGATGGCTTCTAATGACTGTCTTCTCTATCTCAGATTAACAAGCAGAATGAGCAGATGCATGCCCTTCTGGCCATTGCTCTCACCATGTACCCCATGCGAATAGATGAGAGCATCCACCTGCAGCTGAGGGAAAAGTATGGGGACAAGATG
The nucleotide sequence above comes from Caretta caretta isolate rCarCar2 chromosome 1, rCarCar1.hap1, whole genome shotgun sequence. Encoded proteins:
- the EIF3L gene encoding eukaryotic translation initiation factor 3 subunit L isoform X1, translating into MAYPAEDYDTEDTYTYQGDYDMHTGDPKQDLAYERQYEQQTYQVIPEVIKNFIQYFHKTVSDLIDQKVYELQASRVSSDVIDQKVYEIQDIYENSWTKLTERFFKNTPWPEAEAIAPQVGNDAVFLILYKELYYRHIYAKVSGGPSLEQRFESYYNYCNLFNYILNADGPAPLELPNQWLWDIIDEFIYQFQSFSQYRCKTAKKSEEEIDFLRSNPKIWNVHSVLNVLHSLVDKSNINRQLEVYTSGGDPESVAGEYGRHSLYKMLGYFSLVGLLRLHSLLGDYYQAIKVLENIELNKKSMYSRVPECQVTTYYYVGFAYLMMRRYQDAIRVFANILLYIQRTKSMFQRTTYKYEMINKQNEQMHALLAIALTMYPMRIDESIHLQLREKYGDKMLRMQKGDPQVYEELFSYACPKFLSPVVPNYDNVHPNYHKEPFLQQLKVFADEVQQQAQLSTIRSFLKLYTTMPVAKLAGFLDLTEQEFRIQLLVFKHKMKNLVWTSGISALDGEFQSASEVDFYIDKDMIHIADTKVARRYGDFFIRQIHKFEELNRTLKKMGQRP
- the EIF3L gene encoding eukaryotic translation initiation factor 3 subunit L isoform X2, producing the protein MSFRLAVSPVMSLTRRCMRSKISMKTDAVFLILYKELYYRHIYAKVSGGPSLEQRFESYYNYCNLFNYILNADGPAPLELPNQWLWDIIDEFIYQFQSFSQYRCKTAKKSEEEIDFLRSNPKIWNVHSVLNVLHSLVDKSNINRQLEVYTSGGDPESVAGEYGRHSLYKMLGYFSLVGLLRLHSLLGDYYQAIKVLENIELNKKSMYSRVPECQVTTYYYVGFAYLMMRRYQDAIRVFANILLYIQRTKSMFQRTTYKYEMINKQNEQMHALLAIALTMYPMRIDESIHLQLREKYGDKMLRMQKGDPQVYEELFSYACPKFLSPVVPNYDNVHPNYHKEPFLQQLKVFADEVQQQAQLSTIRSFLKLYTTMPVAKLAGFLDLTEQEFRIQLLVFKHKMKNLVWTSGISALDGEFQSASEVDFYIDKDMIHIADTKVARRYGDFFIRQIHKFEELNRTLKKMGQRP